GTTATCATTGCGCTGATGTGTCGTGAATTATACTCAAGATGGTGTGTGTTCTACTACACACAGCATTGGGGAGGTTCACATCACAATCATACTTTATAAAATTAGGTGTTGCTAGAGTCTGCATCACTTAGCTTTTAATGGCCTCTTTGTAAGTCCCAACAGCAGAAGTGAAATGCGTGCAAATCGAAGCTTTAAGCTTTTCATCACATGTCTTGTGTGGAAAATGCTTCACATTGGGGTCTGTGTAATTTTTTATAGTATGTAGATCTACATTTGAGTAAGAATAGTGTGTTTACATCTTTCCTTTACTTGTCTGCTTTTATTCGTTGTACAGAAACCAGACGAAAGTTGGATCGAGCCATTGTGTTCTCGAAGTCTGTTGACGAGTTGCCCGAGAAAGACAAGTGGCTCGTGGAGGCCTGCAAAGCACCCGGAGTGGAAGAGGCAGCAGCAAAGGTTGCTGGCTTTGGTGACTCTCAGAAGCGTGAAGGACCTCcaccaaagaaaaagaaaaagaagggccaCTCTTGAATAGTGTAATATTGTCAcataaagaaaagtaaaagcggTTTTTAAGATTTGTATAAAGGGGTGGGTGTGAATGCTCTCTACTCTTTCACTGTAATTGaataaacaaaaaatgtcgcaggttcacacgaaaggcaaagcatcagttgcaatagcaaattagcagagagctatacggagtaaggatagtagttttatcagcggtataaacttggacatgctgcagcaccagcaacgcgcagaactgttgtcaacgctgtcggtgttttgcccgcgctcgcaccgaacgcgcgcggcgaaCGGCTCcacttcgaagtcgaggcactttctttacaacTAGTAGGatatcgcctttgtctttgctgaagtaactatcaaaaataagctgcttctagaagtgtcgcgcacatattttgtccattgctttaagcgctcgcttactctcaggaattttttgacgccactggagcagtagttgaagatcagatggcgccgcgaagagcgaaaacttctctcGTCCTTTGCGATatccagatttacagccgggaacaacacactgtcctgttgctcagtctcttcatgCACAAGTATcgagataccttgttccgtcaggcatgaataaacatactgcagacatggtaaacaaagagaggaagacgaaaatttcgcacctacgcttccgcgcagacgttgaggagtgaaaaacaagtacttctgttgtgtctttttgtacggcatcatttatcgtctgtttcctctaaagacatgcaaaaatgtttcgcatacatccataaaagcgctaccgcgtgtttatttgcgcttttaatatttgtgcgcatatattttttgtgtttgattgctcaGCTGTCACGTTGACGCAGACGAGCAGACGTCAAGCTCTACGTGTGCCGCCCTGCCAGTTCATCCACGCTGCCGTCgccaccggcctccgccactcagcgcatgcacacatggaagcaagctgttgagtgttttccacgtgCCGCAACAGGTGGCGCTATGCAATGACTAAttttaaagccccttgatgttagaaagtagcgacacgctttgatctacgccgcaacaccctcgccggcgcggtcaacctcctctttttctccccctctgtcgcggaggcagcgcatccgccacgctgaatggctgcggcgctcgagactaccccgtcaggtgaccctgacgtcacgaaaacggcgcgaaacttgctttcgcgcgcctttagtttctcccgctcgccatgagcagtccaagtggtggtcgccctgccgctccgaacgtgtgtttcccaagtttttccatcctttcgtaggaatctctccgtgaaaatgccttgctgctgcgcgtttcaatgcagcagcaggccagagaaagggcaagccttattttatatccccgaggtgaacggaatgtcgtgcgtcggaagcagtggctccataacatcgggagaagggatttcgccccttctaagcacgcctttctttgcgaggtgaatgttgcagctttcctcatatttgtggatgaagttgcatggtgattttaatgctattcgcatagccggactcttcgttcagtttaatacagagcaccggtaactgtgcatatagtttttttttaaagtgagtcggctgaaattttcgttgactcttcgagccgtgacagagctttttgtgttttcgcgcgtgcgttagttttcaaatgtatgtaatttgtgagttaatgcctgtaactcatattttgtagttgtgtgcgtgcgtgtgtgcgtgtatgtgtgtgcatgtatctatgtgcgcgtgtatgtgtgcgtgtgatctttgcgcctgatacttgtgaagccaaggaactattttactcttattgcgtgcttattgtatctttgcaaagtttcaatactgcgagcatttttttttctttatctactttatgttgcgaaggcatgaaccgcaatatataagtagataagtggtattatgtattattcgcgcatgctcattaagtacaagccacgcgcttctgataatctccctcaattctgataaacttgacatcttgaagtctgtaagttaattatcaagtgccagtcttggcagtttccgtgtaagcaatcagccttttttttttgagagagagacttaggttactcccataggtgatggaatgtaatttctcgtcgtttcatagtgacggaatacaggggcgtgtgtaaagttctatgttggctgtttcgcaaacacagcacgtatttcgcacagtggcattggtacaaaggcttttggcccactcgttttcgcgaattcactttaagtaaactatcacttttcttcttggttaccttctctgagccttttaatagcgaagatagtgaaccaaattctcgtttatactctacgctgcttatattgtatgcacccaatacacctcggcgttacggacaacccaagtggcgacgtagaggtaaacagctcagccactgctcgGTACTCGTTTTTTCgtagcgcttccgcttgtatttatcgaagcgtcataaaaaaatggcacgaggttctatcggaaacgtactttcgtcaggacagtttcacaaggaataaattcccatacaacgcttcaaagggccgaataaacaagcgcgcgcattgattccaatgcggctgcagcgagccactggagggttcagcgccgcgccggcccggtgagggggagaaatccgaggagaattgagcaggaaagcgcgcgcgtgggggagagtgtcgctactttctaacatcaaggcgCTTTAACTAATTTAGCGTTAGTACACGGTTTGTCCCATGCAAATGcgctgcgcggcggcggagtcggcgctcctgtttatcttactccgtggtcacgaattatgatcgatcGTCGATAAATGTACAAAATTGatataattttatgccaaggtgcgTTGCAGACTCGATTAAGAGCATGTCAAGGTGGCAGCATGACACTTTCAGCATTTTATGATGATTCACCGAAATTAGAGTGATTAAGTATAGAATTATTGTGCACTCAGtaatgatacgtttcttcataaaaaagaaTTGAATCACTAACGCAAATTAtgaattacttgcacaagttaattatcggttgcaagcattactagaaaaataaacattttttctcAATTGCTACAGAAACATCTTACGTCATACCTCCAGTCAGACACTGCAGTGCCTTCTCCAACGCGATCTTCGGTAGCTATATAtacatttccctcagaagtaagATGAAGGTACATCAGGTAAGCAaaatgttcaatttaccctaaaCTTAATTTTTGTGGTCTATTATTTCATTTCCataactgcacagaaatggcaaaaatttggaggatgcttaagcttcgccttcaagagtggaacacgatagcatacagagatccttgactgtttctcacacttcccagcaactgcagcttatgtaaccgtaagaccgtagaggcttgggctagtcggtacatactcgaaagggaaacagcgcaaaaaaaacacaacaagacaagaagggagacacataTCAGCGCTGACTGTcaactgaattctttattcagaaaggaacacataccaaaagaaaaaagaaagaaaagaagggtagaTCACTATgcatgggcaaaaaatagacaccgattagatctggatttcccgcgaattatgacttccagagatatgttagttctgcctcagacaaggacagacggagtgctgacgcacgacgcaccattccttgcaatggcagcagcctcaaagatttctcggGCACACGCGTCATGGTAGCGTTTGCGGATCGTGCACTGCGAAAAGTCAAGTCCCGGATTACGCCACAGATCACAAACACTGTAGTGTAAGGCCAAGTTGCTGCCAGTACCAGAGCGAAGGCTGTACACTACAGTGTACACTGTAGTGTACACTTGGCCTTACACTACAGTGTTTGTGATCTGTGCCGTAGTCCGGGACTTGACTTTTCGCAGTGCACGATCCGCAAACGCTACCATGACGCGTGTGCCCGAGAAATCGTTGAGGCTGCggccattgcaaggaatggtgcgtcgtgcgtcagcactccgtctgtggccttgtctgaggcagaactaacatatctccggaacTGTCATAATTCAcgggaaatccaaatctaatcggggtctattttttgcccatgcATAGTGAtctacccttcttttctttcttttttcttttggtatgtgttcctttctgaataaagaattcagtcgtcagtcagcgctggtgtatgtctcccttcttgtcttgtcgtgttttttttttttttttttttgcgctgtttccctttcgattatgtaaccgtaatgtttaccgggaaacgctggcggtgaacactatgcacgaaggcacgctttctggtagaaacgcggcctctttcgtgaactggccttcttttattgcttgcacctttaatatttcagcctgagaagatttagcttaaaaggcatgcgctgtcggtgttttgttttatgacaaTTATTTGTGAGCTGTCACTCTctaaattccgaggaataactttgtaaagaatgcaagactttagtggtaaaatatatttggagggcctgcgtggttgaaGATCACGTTTacggccgcgggcggcaatgccgccgccgacgccggatcttctgcgacacggggccctaaacgctatcgcgttaaaaaaaaaaagaagaaaaaagaaaacatcgcatatccacgaagtgaatgatgatgagtgggcgaagcaccggggcatCCGGAAGCGTTCTCGGaaccggagcttggcgtacatatactatacttatacatacacatacatacataatatatatatatatatatatatatatatatatatatatatatacatactgtaCAAGTGTacagtatagaccttttcatcgggcgaggaggaaagggcgcgcgacgagcctttcctcctctctggcttgtgcgagccggcgcggcgcggcttgaatgtgttgccggttgCGCGCTGctgaacgatttggaggtgttttagctagttatGAGTGAAATTTACGGGATGTAAGTTCTTACAAGGTCGTCGagcaaccactgtgtagcctttaggtgcagcagtagctacagtatctggaaatttctcttggatgtgcaaaaatgcgacgcgcatcatcagccgcggtgtgtgtatgtgttgtcaactatgttggatgtatcggttttcactcgacgaagacttGTAAAACATTTTCATCACCGACCGGAaacgttctcacgcattttaagtctagttagtagacttcaaatcactatgtctacgttagcctcctgcaagaggccgaaggttttgctcaacacagcgagcactgcgattagcaaaccaacatgatacacacaactgcttcgtgcttagatcagcattgccttttttgccctttaaggcacaatatacaaaggggatcgcataaagagaatccaacagctatttgtaagggcACAATTTctgtaagatgggtgaatgcgtcgtagatgactgaacttacgagactgaaaaaaaaaaaagagtttatatgtcctccttttgcggcaaaataaaacagaacatgggataacgacgcaataagacttcgcatggtcgtgccgcatgcttggaccacttggaccatttGCTATATagaacagatctataacacagcatttagtactgcctcggaagCTCACgaagtctgcagctggtcgttcgaccactcgaaaagtgtgattcacactgtacggtatgcggttattattaatcaaactattttatttgtgggcggaaaccttgcccagcaaacaaagAAGTCGCCCAATGCATCTTCaaataacaacttgaacgcttgtcaaagtaaacagcacaacttattcgccagcagagcggtacccacgctgttaggatcgtcaaatgtttcgtaactactcattgcatctaaaccagagcttagaattacagtgctgagaactGATTGCAGTATGGTAaaattcgtgaaacgaattttacGAAATACCTAACTCATATCCGAGGCTGATTTTAAGCTcaaacaaactcgcacacctcgcgctgggtgcttccgtccgccctaacgccagcagaaactcgagccgcttaattacttcagaccaggggcggatccaggttttttctgagggggggggggggggggggggtcagcttctgtcaatgatgatgatgatgatagtagcctttatcatttaccgaaattcaccgtttctgctgacgataaacccgcgttttatacggctagagcaacacctgtagcccgccgtggtggctcagtcagttcaggcattgcgctgctgagcacgagatcgcatcccggccgcggcggccgcatttcgatgtaggcgaaatgcaaaaacgcccgtgtgcttgtgttgtagtgcacgttaaagaaccccaggtggtcaaagttaattcgaagtcttccactacggcgtgtctcataatcagaactggttttggcacgtaaaaccccagaacgaggtagaagccctatagcgaagccaggtatcgggttctccgagcttataggaaaaggacgtatacccaatacagccatgtgcttggcggctgtgcctgataatgcaggttgttcaaaactaagctttatggttttcttaaaattaggcacagggaggcacgcgaagaccacctgtgcaaataagttatgtggccagggggcacaaagtgagatgataattatcgctgtgagcagcccaattaactaaaattgaacaattatttttgtcaaCTGCAgcaagtgggtatgtttgtattggaaacttagaggcagtcgtgtttctacacagtatcagtcggaagaattattctagcgtgttcgtgctccgagatatctgactccaaatttcaattgcactacgcgcagagttatcgactcgacgcgagagcggtttatgctttgcgttgctgtggaagggaggcattttgaacatttttatggcattgacatcttgatgggtgaagtgttgtcatgggATTTGTGCATGagaacaccaaagttaaagcggcagtatgaaatattcgttagcatagctaaaaaggtttctgctgttgatggtgcagttgttgcttttgatttcaataaaacttacaatacttggaaatcagcagtcactttatttgcgtagcccaaacaaggaccattcccggtcgtctagtcaccattacgcacgcgcactgccctccggcttctccgctcacgccattatctcggcatggcagctgccgccatctttacaagCTGCGCGGTCgcatgttacgacagcggttacgggttcttcgatttctttttatttctccagccgtgaggggaatgggggcagttattatctttgtcaatgcctccgccgcgttgtcagactaaacgctgcacccaacagccgcgtcacatcatggaggagctttgcgctgatcctcactctcttgcatgcgtaatcatgcgaacgacaattaaaatttggagttggatatatcggagcatatacatgctagaagaattcttccaagtgaaactgtgcagaaacacgactgcctctaacttttgaatacaaacatacacttactgcagtcaataaaaagttaattattcaattttagttaattcggttgctgacagcgataattatcatctcactttgtgtccccctggccacacaacttatttgcgcaggtggtcttcacgtgcctcccagtgcctaattttaagaaaaccataaagcttaattttgaacacccggtatatcagcttgtattgtttcttaaaataaaatttgggatggtctgtcgcaggttcgttataaatgcgtaagcacgggttcgtctttggagttctgttgggacaccttgatttccttaagaagattctttgggttcggctgagacaccttcgtttcaacacggcaaccactacgctggttgtttacgatatgcgaatcaccgcgtatgaagactcacgacgccacctacaagaagaacgatgcggcgtagtagccgtgagcgcgagccagcgtcttcatgttttgtttcccacgcgacgtcatccttttacacaaggcgcgcatctgctcccgtttctctaaccacgcgacaccatcctaggcccgcgcgctggcgttgaccgctgacgtcactctcccccacttcgcagcccctgctcgaggcttcgccccgctccgcgagaacgcccactcagataaacggatccggtgggcttgagcctcctatgcttaatgtacgacaataaacttgtagcgtacgaacggcactaTATGCTTCTATTGgatgttgtcaacgtgtaactgtgatcacaatgagtcctacagtttaaaaaaaagttgtctatgcgtagtgTTTAGTTTaactgttagttgttattatttatatatgaacacttcagcgagagatctctttcattaagcaggttggtcgcggaaccgatgacagcaaatgaggcgaccgatgacaccccaatggggaactaagttgatcaggcgcgaagacgctcgcgcggacatcggcttgcttggcaaaagggacgtcccctcgttcattcgacgccaccgacaggacgagtaaggcacggccggcgccaggaggtccaaggtgttcatgagaaaaactacggcaacttcgcgacaccacactcctacggaatacaactaagcttgtgagcgagctagctttacttctacagggctgataccactggtactcgcgaaaaatacttttgaagaatgctggtggccatattttttttttttttttttgacagggccatccccctatcagcgagggggcgatacagaaatatgagggggggggggggggtcaggacatccggacatcccccctggatccgcgcctgcttcagacttaaattccttcactacgcctcacaggaccatacctcacgtagaagacgccatttcatacTAAATAGACCACGCGAGTGCGACAAAagtccaccagaaactgccgctgagcgtataccatagcatacaacacgggcgttcgcccaagccagcatgccaactacccatagatggcgccactgcctacgcaatggcggcgcccatgaaaaaactagCCACCATAAAAAAACggtctatacagggtgtcccagctatcacgcagcacgatttaaaaaaagagcaacggcgttacgcgaagcaaacctagtgcgtattgtttccagtacagtgtagtaggcgccagtaattttttcgttgctgatatttaattatttattgtaattaattatctaactcgagaagtactgtcctaattatcaaagtgtcaatgaggcgtttgtaggcaaccacgGGGGCATCTgactgcggtattttcagcgccgtactaattgCGTACTCATTCTTTCCAAGTGATAAAGAAACCAAGAAGCTACCTTGAAGAAACCCcgcgaaatattaaaaaaaaaaaaaacaccacgtgACGACGCTCCAACCCACATAATAAAGCAGCGCCCTCGAACAAGCTCCCTCTGAGTCAGCCAGAATGAAATAAA
This genomic stretch from Dermacentor silvarum isolate Dsil-2018 chromosome 2, BIME_Dsil_1.4, whole genome shotgun sequence harbors:
- the LOC119440952 gene encoding ribonuclease P protein subunit p30-like; its protein translation is MPQELRGPNDAANLGFLYGLSECTTREAVFGNCRSVIMHAETRRKLDRAIVFSKSVDELPEKDKWLVEACKAPGVEEAAAKVAGFGDSQKREGPPPKKKKKKGHS